Within the Serratia sp. UGAL515B_01 genome, the region GCAGGTAGCGGATATTTCCGTTTTGCAGTGATAGTGAGAGAGTTAGAGAAAGCGCCTGCGGGCGCTTTTTCGTATCTGATGGTATCCAGTTCCTGGTTAGGAAATACACAGCTATCTTGGGATTGAATGTGAAATCGCGTATCGCATCACATTCAGTTGATCTATTCTAGGCTGTGTCCCTTAACGGTACGCCAGCGTACCGTTAAGGGACACAGCCTAATGGCCGCATGGAGTGCAGCACAAGGCATGGAGCCTGAAAAAAGCAATTATATAACAGGAGTTTGTCATATGGCGTTTGAGATCCGCAACAGAGTTTTCACGCGTTGGTTGGCGCCGGTACTCGCATTGTTGGTGGTAATGCAACTGACCGCCTGCGGTGATAAAGAACCAGAACAACGCAAGGCTTTCGTAGATTACTTACAGAATACGGTGATGCGCAGCGGCGTACATATCCCGACGCTAAGCGAAGATCAGAAACAGAAGTTCGGCACTTATACGGGGGATTATGCCATCTTGGTGGGTTTTTCCCAGCAGTTATCGAAATCCGTGGAGGCTAGCCTAACGCACGCATTGGAGCAGATTAACGAGATCCACACCGCGCGAGACTACATGACTAAACGTGATTCCTTGCAACAATCGATAGAGGGATTGAACCTGTTAGGCCAGCAGATCCAGTTGGCGAAGTCACAGGCGGATAATTCACGTGCGGCGTTGAAACAGCCAGGCGATCTGAAAGCCGTGTACAGCAAGGCATATGACAAGATAGTCACCGCCCCGACCAATGCGCTGATGCCAGCGATCCCAACGACTGCTGATTTTGTACAGGAACTGGTACAGGTAGGCGATTTCCTGAAGGCTCAGGGTAATCAGGTGAGTTTCAATAATGGTGGTGTGCAGTTCCGTACCCAGCAACAAGCAACGCAGTACAACACTATGATGTCCAGCTTGGTGGCTAAACAACAGAACCTGCTGAATGCACAGAAGACAGTGCTGGCGGTAATGCAATAACGGTAAAGGTATGTGGGCAATTTGCTGCTCCGCATACCTTAATCCCTCTTTCCTACCGTACTTCTACTACACTTCAATCAATTATCACTTCTCTTAGAGCCTATTAAGTC harbors:
- a CDS encoding DUF3053 domain-containing protein — protein: MAFEIRNRVFTRWLAPVLALLVVMQLTACGDKEPEQRKAFVDYLQNTVMRSGVHIPTLSEDQKQKFGTYTGDYAILVGFSQQLSKSVEASLTHALEQINEIHTARDYMTKRDSLQQSIEGLNLLGQQIQLAKSQADNSRAALKQPGDLKAVYSKAYDKIVTAPTNALMPAIPTTADFVQELVQVGDFLKAQGNQVSFNNGGVQFRTQQQATQYNTMMSSLVAKQQNLLNAQKTVLAVMQ